A window from Enterocloster bolteae encodes these proteins:
- the dapF gene encoding diaminopimelate epimerase — translation MEFTKMQGTGNDYVYVDCFKETVRDPAKTAIYVSDRHFGIGSDGLILICPSRTADCRMEMYNADGSQGIMCGNGVRCVGKYVYDHGLVDRDKRTITVETLAGIKTLELEIEDGKAVSVTVDMGEAALTSRLPEDITVDGKEYRFVGINVGNPHAIYYVDQVDCLDLERIGPAFENHERFAPDRVNTEFIHVADRKHLEMRVWERGSGETWACGTGATASVMASILMGYTEDEAEVALRGGKLVIRYERESGHLFMTGPAVEVFRGSIDIPEEIYYD, via the coding sequence ATGGAATTTACAAAAATGCAGGGAACAGGTAATGATTATGTGTATGTGGACTGTTTTAAGGAGACGGTGAGGGATCCGGCAAAGACAGCCATCTATGTGAGCGACCGCCATTTCGGCATCGGGTCCGACGGATTGATTCTCATATGCCCCTCCCGGACAGCGGACTGCAGAATGGAGATGTACAACGCGGACGGGTCCCAGGGAATCATGTGCGGCAACGGTGTGCGCTGCGTGGGTAAATACGTTTACGACCATGGTCTGGTGGATAGGGATAAAAGGACTATCACAGTGGAGACACTGGCAGGGATCAAGACGCTGGAGCTGGAAATTGAGGATGGAAAGGCAGTGTCCGTTACCGTGGACATGGGGGAAGCAGCCCTCACATCCAGGCTGCCGGAGGATATCACGGTAGACGGGAAGGAATACCGGTTTGTAGGAATCAACGTGGGAAATCCCCATGCAATCTATTATGTGGACCAGGTGGACTGTCTGGATTTGGAGCGGATTGGACCGGCCTTTGAGAACCATGAGCGGTTCGCGCCTGACCGTGTGAATACGGAGTTTATCCATGTGGCGGACCGTAAGCACCTTGAGATGCGGGTGTGGGAGCGGGGAAGCGGCGAAACCTGGGCGTGCGGCACAGGCGCCACGGCCAGCGTCATGGCCTCCATCCTCATGGGATATACGGAGGATGAGGCGGAGGTGGCTCTGCGCGGAGGAAAACTGGTGATACGGTATGAAAGGGAGTCGGGCCATCTGTTTATGACAGGGCCGGCCGTGGAGGTGTTCCGGGGCTCTATTGACATACCCGAAGAAATATATTATGATTGA
- a CDS encoding LL-diaminopimelate aminotransferase, protein MFKINENYLKLPGSYLFSAIAKKVAAYEEANPDRQVIRLGIGDVTLPIAPAIVEAIHKAADEMGQAKTFHGYAPDLGYAFLRETIVEKDYRLWGCHVEADEIFVSDGAKSDCGNIQEIFSEDSRIAVCDPVYPVYVDSNVMAGRTGSYDPDTGMWSNVIYMPCTAQNHFVPELPQETPDLIYLCVPNNPTGTTLTRDQLKVWVDYANRAGAVILYDAAYEAYISEEDVPHSIFEIEGARTCAIEFRSFSKKAGFTGVRLGFTVVPKDLKCGDVMLHSLWARRHGTKFNGAPYIEQRAGEAVYSEEGSRQVMEQVAYYKRNAMVIYEGLKEAGYTVFGGINSPYIWLKVEDGMDSWEFFDYLLEQANVVGTPGSGFGPSGEGYFRLTAFGTYENTVEAVKRIKALRR, encoded by the coding sequence ATGTTTAAGATCAACGAGAATTATTTGAAGCTGCCGGGAAGCTATCTCTTTTCCGCCATTGCGAAAAAAGTGGCTGCATATGAAGAGGCTAACCCGGACAGGCAGGTTATACGGCTGGGAATCGGGGATGTGACACTTCCCATTGCCCCGGCCATTGTGGAAGCCATTCACAAGGCGGCGGACGAGATGGGACAGGCCAAGACATTTCACGGCTATGCGCCGGATTTGGGTTATGCCTTTTTACGGGAGACCATTGTGGAAAAGGATTACAGGTTATGGGGCTGCCATGTGGAGGCAGACGAGATATTTGTATCGGACGGAGCCAAAAGCGACTGCGGCAATATCCAGGAGATATTCAGCGAGGACAGCCGCATTGCGGTGTGCGACCCTGTGTATCCCGTGTATGTGGATTCCAATGTCATGGCGGGCCGTACAGGCAGCTATGACCCTGACACGGGCATGTGGAGCAATGTGATCTACATGCCCTGTACGGCGCAGAATCATTTTGTGCCGGAGCTTCCGCAGGAGACGCCGGATCTTATTTACCTGTGTGTGCCCAATAACCCCACAGGCACCACGCTGACCAGGGACCAGTTAAAGGTGTGGGTGGACTATGCAAACAGGGCAGGGGCCGTGATTCTCTATGATGCTGCTTACGAGGCTTATATATCCGAGGAGGATGTGCCTCACAGCATATTTGAGATAGAGGGAGCCAGAACCTGTGCCATTGAGTTCCGTTCCTTCTCAAAAAAAGCCGGGTTCACAGGCGTTCGTCTGGGATTTACCGTGGTTCCGAAGGATTTAAAGTGCGGGGATGTAATGCTGCATTCGCTGTGGGCCAGACGCCACGGCACCAAGTTCAACGGAGCCCCCTATATTGAGCAGAGAGCCGGTGAGGCCGTATATTCCGAAGAGGGCAGCCGGCAGGTCATGGAGCAGGTGGCGTATTATAAGAGGAATGCCATGGTTATCTATGAAGGGCTTAAGGAGGCGGGCTACACTGTATTTGGGGGAATCAATTCGCCCTACATCTGGCTTAAGGTGGAGGACGGGATGGACAGCTGGGAGTTTTTTGACTATCTTCTGGAACAGGCCAATGTGGTGGGAACACCGGGAAGCGGCTTCGGGCCCAGCGGCGAGGGTTATTTCCGCCTGACGGCCTTTGGAACCTACGAGAATACGGTGGAGGCTGTAAAACGGATAAAGGCCCTCAGGAGGTAA
- a CDS encoding Lrp/AsnC family transcriptional regulator, with translation MDEIDRKILKLLQDNARVSLKTIAENTFLSSPAVSARIERLEKEGIITGYHASVDPVKLGYHILAYINLEVIPEDKEQFYAYAREVPHILECSCVTGGFSMLLKVAFKSTMELDMFIGQLQKFGRTSTQIVFSTHVGPRGVDVDEI, from the coding sequence ATGGATGAGATTGACCGCAAGATACTAAAGCTTTTACAGGACAATGCAAGGGTTTCCCTAAAGACCATCGCAGAGAATACGTTTCTATCCTCTCCGGCGGTATCAGCCAGGATTGAACGCCTGGAAAAGGAGGGTATCATAACAGGCTACCATGCCTCTGTGGACCCGGTGAAGCTGGGGTATCACATACTGGCATACATTAACCTGGAGGTGATACCCGAGGACAAGGAGCAGTTCTATGCCTATGCCCGGGAGGTGCCCCATATACTGGAGTGCAGCTGTGTCACCGGAGGATTTTCCATGCTGTTAAAGGTAGCCTTTAAGAGTACCATGGAGCTGGATATGTTCATAGGACAGCTGCAGAAATTCGGCAGGACAAGCACACAAATCGTATTTTCCACCCATGTTGGTCCCAGAGGAGTGGATGTGGACGAAATTTAG
- a CDS encoding N-acetylmuramoyl-L-alanine amidase, translated as MTDVKRVIIDAGHGGEEPGAMYDGRREKDDTLRLALAIGRILENNGVDVVYTRTTDVYDTPLEKARIANQSGADYFVSIHRNAFPVPGTASGAMTLVYEDAGVPAMLADNIQRNLVETGFRDLGVQERPGLIVLRKTQMPAVLVEAGFIDNPDDNRFFDENFDAIAQAIADGVLETIRQQEAQRPEYYQVQVGAFRTRMPADRLVNELQASGLPAFLVYDDGLYKVRVGAFLNMDYAVQMERNLRNMGYPTVLVRERAIY; from the coding sequence ATGACAGATGTTAAGAGAGTCATAATTGATGCCGGCCACGGCGGCGAAGAGCCGGGCGCCATGTACGACGGGCGCCGGGAAAAAGACGATACCCTGCGGCTGGCTCTTGCCATAGGACGGATATTGGAAAATAATGGGGTGGATGTGGTATATACAAGGACCACGGATGTATACGACACGCCTCTTGAGAAAGCCCGGATAGCAAACCAGTCAGGGGCCGATTATTTTGTGTCCATTCACCGGAATGCATTCCCGGTACCGGGAACTGCAAGCGGCGCCATGACGCTGGTGTATGAGGATGCAGGTGTGCCGGCCATGCTGGCGGATAATATCCAGCGCAATCTGGTGGAAACAGGGTTCAGGGACCTGGGAGTACAGGAGCGCCCCGGTCTTATCGTGCTGCGAAAGACACAGATGCCTGCTGTGCTGGTGGAAGCGGGATTTATTGATAATCCGGATGACAACCGGTTTTTTGATGAGAATTTTGATGCCATTGCCCAGGCCATAGCAGACGGTGTGCTGGAAACCATCCGGCAGCAGGAGGCGCAGAGACCGGAATATTATCAGGTCCAGGTAGGAGCCTTCCGCACCAGGATGCCGGCAGACAGGCTGGTGAATGAACTCCAGGCCAGCGGCCTTCCGGCCTTCCTGGTTTACGACGACGGACTGTACAAGGTAAGGGTTGGCGCTTTCCTCAATATGGACTATGCGGTACAGATGGAGAGGAACTTAAGAAACATGGGATATCCCACTGTGCTGGTGAGGGAACGGGCCATATACTGA
- the malQ gene encoding 4-alpha-glucanotransferase yields the protein MITSGPAAGCRLFPPEPYTTAHPFPLYQTILESSQNIKQDNACKKEHIDMKRESGILLSITSLPSKYGIGCFSKEAYEFVDRLKEAGQSYWQILPLGPTSYGDSPYQSFSTFAGNPYFISLEDLIQEGVLTEEECSRADFGSRPDFVDYAKVYEERYPLLRKAYERSSISLDPEFRKFRDENRWWLQDYALFMAVKARFKGTAWTRWAQDIRLRWQNALDYYRRELYYDIEFHQYLQFKFSQQWKKLKSYANANGIRIIGDIPIYVAMDSADTWAHPELFELDRDNIPTAVAGCPPDGFSATGQLWGNPLYRWEYHRSTGYEWWLARLAYCYKLYDVVRIDHFRGFDQYYSIPAGSGTAVGGHWEQGPGIGFFHTVRSALGEKEIIAEDLGYVTDSVRQLVKDSGFPGMKVLEFAFDSRDSGCASDYLPHNYPENCVAYTGTHDNETIKGWYASITAQERKLARDYLCDSCTPASRLHMSFISLIMRSQARMCIIPLQDYMGLDNDCRINTPSTVGTNWRWRLLPGQMSDPLVKTISSVTLRYGRWNW from the coding sequence TTGATTACATCTGGACCAGCCGCAGGGTGCCGGTTATTTCCTCCCGAACCATATACGACGGCACATCCTTTCCCGTTGTATCAGACCATTTTGGAATCATCACAGAATATTAAACAGGACAATGCCTGCAAAAAGGAGCATATAGATATGAAACGAGAAAGCGGAATCTTACTATCCATCACCAGCCTTCCCTCCAAATACGGAATCGGCTGCTTTTCAAAGGAGGCCTACGAATTCGTGGACCGTTTAAAGGAGGCCGGCCAGTCCTACTGGCAGATTCTCCCCCTGGGGCCCACCAGTTACGGGGATTCCCCCTACCAGTCCTTTTCCACCTTTGCAGGCAATCCCTATTTCATTAGTCTGGAGGACCTTATACAGGAAGGCGTCCTTACAGAGGAAGAATGCAGCCGGGCTGACTTCGGCAGCCGGCCGGATTTTGTGGACTATGCAAAGGTCTACGAAGAGCGGTACCCCCTGCTGAGAAAAGCCTATGAGAGGAGCAGCATAAGCCTGGACCCGGAGTTTCGGAAATTCAGGGATGAAAACAGATGGTGGCTGCAGGATTACGCCCTTTTCATGGCAGTAAAGGCCCGGTTCAAAGGAACTGCCTGGACCCGGTGGGCACAGGACATCCGCCTGCGCTGGCAGAACGCCCTGGATTACTACCGGAGGGAGCTATACTACGACATAGAATTCCATCAATACCTTCAGTTCAAATTCAGCCAGCAGTGGAAAAAACTAAAATCCTATGCCAATGCCAACGGAATCCGCATCATAGGGGACATTCCCATCTATGTGGCCATGGACAGCGCCGACACATGGGCCCATCCTGAACTCTTTGAGCTGGACCGGGACAATATACCGACCGCAGTTGCAGGCTGCCCTCCTGACGGCTTTTCCGCCACAGGACAGCTCTGGGGAAATCCCCTGTACCGCTGGGAATACCACCGCAGCACAGGCTATGAATGGTGGCTGGCCAGGCTGGCCTACTGCTATAAACTGTATGATGTGGTAAGGATTGACCATTTCCGCGGATTTGACCAGTACTACTCCATTCCGGCCGGCTCCGGCACTGCCGTCGGAGGCCATTGGGAGCAGGGACCGGGAATCGGCTTCTTCCACACCGTGCGCAGCGCCCTGGGAGAAAAGGAAATCATTGCCGAGGATCTGGGATACGTGACAGACTCCGTCAGGCAGCTTGTAAAGGACAGCGGATTCCCGGGCATGAAGGTACTGGAATTCGCCTTTGATTCCAGGGATTCCGGCTGCGCCAGCGATTATCTTCCCCATAACTACCCTGAAAACTGTGTGGCCTACACCGGCACCCATGACAATGAAACCATCAAAGGATGGTATGCCTCCATCACAGCCCAGGAACGGAAGCTGGCCAGGGATTATCTCTGTGACAGCTGTACCCCCGCCAGCCGTCTGCACATGTCCTTTATCAGCCTGATTATGCGCAGCCAGGCCAGAATGTGCATCATCCCCCTTCAGGATTATATGGGCCTGGACAATGACTGCCGCATCAACACCCCCTCCACTGTGGGCACCAACTGGAGATGGCGCCTTCTTCCCGGCCAGATGTCGGATCCGTTAGTGAAAACCATTTCCTCCGTCACACTGCGCTACGGGCGCTGGAACTGGTGA
- a CDS encoding endonuclease/exonuclease/phosphatase family protein — MKIMTLNTHSLAEPEYESKLAAFAGSLVQIKPDIIALQEVNQSRSAPPAASGWLRESGYVPCCAKDLNTVSPCASRAVIRADNHALNLALLLARAGVSYQWTWTPAKVGYGIYDEGLAVLSRSPILGTSQFYITGIRDYENWKTRKILGINTRTEYGNEYFYSVHMGWWNDSEEPFEGQWNRISSGLSPLAEERLWLMGDFNSPAHITGQGRDLILASGWFDAYDLAASRDSGVTVANAIDGWREQGEIPGMRIDYIWTSRRVPVISSRTIYDGTSFPVVSDHFGIITEY; from the coding sequence ATGAAAATAATGACACTTAACACACACAGTCTGGCGGAGCCGGAATATGAATCCAAGCTCGCCGCCTTTGCCGGATCCCTTGTCCAAATCAAACCGGATATCATAGCCCTCCAGGAGGTCAACCAGTCCAGGAGCGCTCCGCCCGCAGCCTCCGGCTGGCTGCGGGAATCCGGCTATGTTCCCTGCTGTGCCAAAGACTTAAACACAGTCTCCCCCTGCGCCTCCCGGGCAGTCATACGCGCAGACAACCACGCCCTTAACCTGGCGTTGCTCCTGGCCCGGGCCGGTGTTTCCTACCAGTGGACCTGGACCCCGGCCAAGGTAGGATACGGGATATACGACGAGGGTCTGGCCGTCCTCAGCCGTTCCCCCATACTGGGGACCAGCCAGTTTTACATCACCGGCATCCGGGATTATGAAAACTGGAAAACCCGAAAAATACTTGGAATCAACACCCGGACAGAATACGGAAATGAATATTTTTACAGTGTCCACATGGGTTGGTGGAATGACAGCGAAGAACCCTTTGAGGGACAATGGAACCGCATAAGCAGCGGCCTGTCCCCCTTAGCAGAAGAACGTCTGTGGCTCATGGGGGATTTCAACTCACCGGCCCACATAACCGGCCAGGGACGGGACCTGATTCTGGCCTCAGGCTGGTTTGACGCATATGACCTGGCTGCTTCCAGGGATTCAGGCGTCACTGTGGCAAATGCCATTGACGGATGGCGGGAACAGGGAGAGATACCGGGAATGCGTATTGATTACATCTGGACCAGCCGCAGGGTGCCGGTTATTTCCTCCCGAACCATATACGACGGCACATCCTTTCCCGTTGTATCAGACCATTTTGGAATCATCACAGAATATTAA
- a CDS encoding PTS transporter subunit IIBC — MNKNTDGCIGIRILSPLTGTAVPLEEVPDPVFSQKIIGDGVAILPRDGNLVSPIDGEVVSIAETLHAYGLRSEDGIEVMVHFGLETVALKGECFQCCVKIGDKVKAGSLLAKADLKALEEKQVNTITPVLICGGMEGRSMNAFTGPVKAGADTVITVLDHCPPDAAEEADAASPHNPDTAPAANTSSPADAADRKAGKPKKSLINFDFLQKLGKVLMTVIAVMPAAGLMISVGKLIQMAGGDMGAVLTIGSTMETIGWAVINNLHILFAVAIGGSWAKERAGGAFAAVIAFILINVITGALFGVSSADLNDPAAVTRTLLGQEILVNGYFTSVLGAPALNMGVFVGIISGFAGGVIYNKYYNYRKLPDALAFFNGKRFVPMVVILWSVIISLVLAIVWPVVQTGINSFGVWIANSSSTSPVLAPFIYGTLERLLLPFGLHHMLTIPMNYTSFGGTYTILTGVNAGSQVFGQDPLWLAWATDLINLKDAGDMAGYQNLLATITPARFKVGQMIGATGLLLGIALAMYRRVDPDKRRNYRSMFISTVLAVFLTGVTEPLEFMFMFCALPLYLVYAVLQGCAFAMAGLIHLRLHSFGNLEFLTRVPMSIRAGLGGDLVNFILCVAVFFAAGYAIAYFMIGRFHFATPGRLGNYTDDSVSENSQGRAGFASSGDSQAGRIISLLGGRDNIVLVDACMTRLRVTVKDVDKVAGLPQWKAEGAMGLIKKDGGIQAIYGPKADVLKSDINDIL; from the coding sequence ATGAACAAGAACACTGACGGCTGTATTGGAATCAGGATTCTCTCCCCTTTAACCGGAACAGCGGTCCCTTTGGAGGAAGTGCCGGACCCTGTATTCTCACAGAAAATCATAGGAGACGGCGTTGCTATCCTGCCCCGGGACGGCAATCTGGTCAGTCCCATTGACGGGGAGGTGGTTTCCATAGCAGAGACCCTCCATGCCTATGGCCTGCGTTCCGAGGACGGCATCGAGGTCATGGTCCACTTCGGTCTGGAGACCGTGGCCTTAAAGGGAGAATGCTTCCAGTGCTGTGTAAAGATCGGAGATAAGGTGAAGGCCGGCAGCCTTCTGGCAAAGGCCGACTTAAAAGCCCTTGAAGAAAAACAGGTCAACACCATCACGCCTGTCCTTATCTGCGGCGGAATGGAAGGCCGTTCCATGAATGCCTTCACAGGTCCTGTAAAGGCAGGAGCAGATACTGTGATAACGGTTTTAGACCATTGCCCGCCGGACGCAGCCGAAGAAGCTGATGCAGCCTCCCCCCATAATCCGGACACTGCCCCAGCTGCAAATACGTCTTCCCCCGCAGACGCTGCGGACAGGAAAGCCGGAAAGCCCAAAAAATCCCTGATCAATTTTGACTTTCTCCAAAAGCTGGGCAAGGTCCTGATGACAGTCATTGCCGTCATGCCCGCAGCCGGACTGATGATCAGCGTAGGAAAGCTCATACAGATGGCCGGCGGGGATATGGGAGCTGTCCTTACAATCGGAAGCACCATGGAGACCATAGGCTGGGCCGTAATCAACAACCTGCACATCCTGTTTGCTGTTGCCATCGGCGGCTCCTGGGCAAAGGAACGGGCCGGCGGCGCTTTTGCGGCTGTCATTGCCTTTATCCTCATCAATGTTATTACCGGCGCTCTCTTTGGTGTCAGCAGCGCCGACTTAAACGACCCTGCCGCCGTGACCCGGACCCTGCTGGGCCAGGAAATCCTGGTAAACGGATACTTCACCTCGGTCCTGGGAGCTCCCGCGCTGAACATGGGCGTGTTCGTGGGCATTATATCAGGCTTTGCAGGAGGAGTTATTTACAATAAATATTACAATTACAGGAAGCTGCCGGACGCCCTGGCCTTCTTTAACGGAAAACGCTTTGTCCCCATGGTAGTCATCCTCTGGTCCGTCATCATCTCACTGGTGCTGGCCATTGTCTGGCCTGTGGTTCAGACCGGCATCAACTCCTTCGGCGTGTGGATTGCCAACTCCTCCTCCACCTCGCCTGTGCTGGCCCCCTTTATCTACGGAACCCTGGAAAGGCTTCTCCTTCCCTTCGGCCTGCACCATATGCTGACCATACCCATGAATTACACCTCCTTCGGAGGCACGTACACCATCCTCACGGGCGTCAACGCAGGTTCCCAGGTTTTTGGTCAGGATCCGCTGTGGCTGGCCTGGGCAACAGACCTTATCAACCTTAAGGACGCGGGAGACATGGCCGGGTACCAGAACCTGCTGGCCACCATCACCCCTGCCCGTTTCAAGGTAGGACAGATGATTGGCGCCACTGGCCTTCTTCTGGGCATTGCCCTGGCCATGTACCGCCGCGTGGACCCGGATAAGCGCCGCAATTACCGCTCCATGTTCATCTCCACTGTACTGGCCGTATTTCTCACAGGTGTCACAGAGCCTCTGGAATTCATGTTTATGTTCTGCGCCCTTCCGCTGTATCTGGTATACGCAGTGCTGCAGGGATGCGCTTTTGCCATGGCCGGCCTCATCCACCTCAGGCTTCATTCCTTTGGCAACCTGGAATTCCTGACGCGTGTTCCCATGTCCATCCGCGCAGGACTTGGCGGAGACCTGGTAAACTTCATCCTCTGTGTGGCTGTATTCTTTGCCGCAGGATACGCAATCGCCTATTTTATGATAGGAAGGTTCCATTTTGCCACCCCGGGCAGACTGGGCAACTACACCGACGACTCTGTCTCAGAGAACAGCCAGGGCCGGGCCGGTTTTGCATCATCCGGTGACAGCCAGGCCGGACGCATCATCTCCCTTCTGGGCGGCAGGGATAACATTGTCCTGGTGGACGCCTGCATGACCCGTCTGCGCGTCACGGTAAAGGACGTGGATAAGGTTGCCGGACTGCCCCAATGGAAGGCAGAGGGCGCCATGGGTCTGATTAAAAAGGACGGCGGCATCCAGGCCATCTACGGACCGAAAGCAGATGTGCTCAAATCCGATATCAATGATATACTGTAA
- a CDS encoding LacI family DNA-binding transcriptional regulator — translation MPVTIKDVAALAGVSPSTVSRTCKDHPSISRQTKEKVRQAMAKLGYEPNFQASSLATQNSRTVGIILPPSEWEAYQNPFYLEMIRGISQYCNQKQYINTVITGQNEDEILQAIKTMARTGLAEGFIVLYSREQDPVLDYLYEEGLLYVLIGKACRNVNQTIYVDNDNVLAGREAAEYLLNLGHVRIACLSGDHSLLYNHDRKMGYMLALAERGIPFDGQLCVEVPSVPEEQDQALAALFAREDRPTAVLVSDDILAVALEKACIGLGLSIPGDVSILSFNNSLLARLTFPPLTSVDVNACQLGIEAAAQMISHVENPELVATKIIVPHHMVERESCAGAGGFCGD, via the coding sequence ATGCCTGTTACAATCAAAGACGTGGCTGCCCTTGCAGGGGTGTCGCCATCCACCGTAAGCCGTACTTGCAAGGACCATCCCTCTATCAGCCGCCAGACCAAGGAAAAGGTCAGGCAGGCCATGGCAAAGCTGGGCTATGAACCGAATTTTCAGGCCAGCAGTCTGGCGACCCAGAATTCCCGCACCGTGGGAATCATTCTGCCCCCGTCGGAGTGGGAGGCTTACCAGAATCCATTCTACCTGGAGATGATACGGGGAATCAGCCAGTACTGCAACCAGAAGCAGTACATCAATACCGTGATTACGGGACAGAATGAGGATGAGATCCTCCAGGCCATAAAGACCATGGCGAGAACCGGCCTGGCAGAGGGATTTATCGTGCTCTACTCCAGGGAGCAGGACCCGGTTCTGGATTATCTCTATGAAGAGGGACTGCTGTATGTGCTCATTGGAAAAGCGTGCCGGAATGTGAACCAGACCATCTATGTGGATAACGACAATGTGCTTGCGGGCAGGGAGGCGGCGGAGTACCTGTTAAATCTGGGCCATGTAAGGATTGCCTGCCTGTCCGGGGACCATTCTCTTCTTTATAACCACGACAGGAAAATGGGGTATATGCTGGCCCTGGCAGAGCGGGGGATTCCTTTTGACGGCCAGCTGTGCGTGGAAGTGCCTTCTGTGCCGGAGGAGCAGGACCAGGCCCTGGCGGCCCTGTTCGCAAGGGAGGACAGACCCACGGCCGTACTGGTTAGCGACGACATACTGGCAGTGGCCCTGGAGAAGGCATGTATTGGTCTGGGGCTGTCCATACCGGGGGATGTGTCCATCCTGTCCTTTAACAATTCCCTTCTCGCCAGACTCACCTTTCCGCCCCTGACATCCGTGGATGTGAATGCCTGCCAGCTGGGAATCGAGGCAGCCGCCCAGATGATAAGCCATGTGGAAAATCCGGAGCTGGTGGCAACGAAAATCATTGTTCCCCACCACATGGTGGAGCGGGAGAGCTGTGCGGGAGCCGGAGGGTTCTGCGGTGATTGA